Within the Cydia pomonella isolate Wapato2018A chromosome 3, ilCydPomo1, whole genome shotgun sequence genome, the region CAAGTTTTCTAGTTCTACAGCTCGAAGTTTTAACTCCTGCCGGTTCCTGATAATAAACCATCTGTAAAATAGAGAATTAGGTTTATCAGCCCGGTCATTGTAGTTCATCCAAACCCACCCTTGGACAATTGAAGAAAGTGAGTTTCATGTACAGTACATACTACATATGTATTAGCTATACCACACGGTAAAATACTAGCGTGCTGTAAACAGCGTAACACACAAAAACTTTTGATTTGAAAACTTGTGTTTTGGCTGCAGTTAAGCGCTTCTCACATCTTAATTCAGAAGCCTAAATCGTAAAGGTGTAACCGCGTTTAGTTAAAAGTCTGACTGCACTAACCAGGAACAATAATTTTAGGATCCTAATTAGGATGTCTTCGCGTTTTCTGGCCAAAAACCATTGGAATGGTCTTCATTTCATGGAGTATAAGCCGGCAAAGGCCGATTGACGAAGAAATCGCGACACGGAATTGGAGATGGATAgaacatactattcgaagaggggcAACGAATAacggaaaccgccggacggaagccgtggctcttGGGGCTCTGTACACTTGGCAACGGTTCAGCCTAAGTGAGCTACGaccggtcgggttgagctggagcgaggccaaaagacgagctgaagataggaaggcgtggcgcgagcttgtgaaggctctttgcacctctggggtgctttaggacaacaacaacaccAGAAttactgaactgaactgacttaAGTAAGATGTGTGAAGCGTTTAAGGCACTGAAGTACATATAAAGGGGAAGATAATAATATTGACAGAAACATACATTAAAATGATGATGGCGGGCATTGCCATCCCACCACTAAAGACATACACCGCGCTTGTGAATTGCTTCATGGTCTGGGCGTATATGGTTGCGTACACCGGGTCGAACACGAGCGCAGCGAGGGTCTCCACTAGACTGAATAGGGAATTCATTTTGCCTAGAAACAATTATCTACTTAGAACTTTCAAATCACCTAACGTGCTAAATTCAGTTAGGTCAACACTTAGGCGACACATACCCAATTCTTCACTTGGTACTAGTTTTGATGACATTGAACGCAAGGAAGTATATGTCGTTGCATTCAAAAATTGTACGATGGGAACTGCAGAAAAAAAAGATAGGAACTACAATTTCATTCGAAATTGTATATACGAATGCCATAATAAATTAATCTTAGGTATACCAGaccggctagcatgagttgcgctTTCTCGCTCGACTCCATACATCCTGCGCGACTTTaagtatggactcgcgcgcgagaatGCAACTAATACTAGGTATACGGTCAGAACGAGTGTTTGATTAgaattaagtacctaaatcaTTATACGACTAATACGAGTAAGTTCACAATGTGGCATTATAACTTCGGTTAATGTTTAGGTTCGCTAAAATTTCGGAATGAACTGATAAGTGACgaaatacctaatataaaagtAAAGCACTATTATATAATGAATGCTAACAAACAagacaaaatatgtataaatttacCTATTTAGGTACTTACCCAAATACATTTGAAAATCAGTTTGGACGAAATTGATGTAAACAAAACCGACGAGTTTGCTTGTGAATGAAATGAGACAGAGTACGGAGTCATCTAGGCCCCATCGCTTGCTCAATATACTTATTGACAGGACAGCAGCtgcaagcaaaagagcgtaatTTTAGTTCATCGTCATATTTTTGTAGGTGAGCATTTAAGCAGACTGTACccacattaaatataaatttaagagaaaaatgtTAAATGTAACATTTGTAAAAAGCGAAGCGTTTTTAAACTGTGTTTTGTCGTCGTCGTCTCAGCcaaaagacgtccactgctggacaaaggcctcctccaaggaTCTCCAGAACGAACGGTTATTCGCTGCCCTCATCAACCAACGGTTTCCCGCGATTTTAACCAGATCGTCGGTCCATCTAGTCTGGGGCCTTCCCACGCTACGTCTTCCGATTCGTGGTCGCCACTCGAGAAACTTCCTGCCCCATCGGCAATCGGTTCTGCGAGAAATGTGGCCCGCCCACTGCCGCGTTGAAGACTTTCGTCTTAAGACACTGCGGTATTTTGGACGAGAAGATGTTACGTAGCTTCCCGAACGCTGCCCATCCAAGTTGGATTCGACGAGCAACCTCTTTCTTAAAGTTGGACTTACCTAACTGGACTATTTATCCCAGGTATATATAGTCGTTAACAACTTCAAGCGTAGAGTCTCCAACTTTCAAAGGAGTGGGTACAACATGGGAGTTCGACATAATTTTCGTCTTCTCCATGTTCATCCTTAGACCCACTTGCTGAGAGACTACTGAGGTCGTTGACCATTTTACCGAGGTTTTCCTGGGTCTCAGCCATGACAACGATATCGTCGGCAAAACGGAGGTTGGTCATGTATTCGCCGTTAATATTAATGCCAAGTCCGTCCCAGTCCAGGAGCTTGAAAGCATCTTCCAGAGCAGCAGTGAACAATTTGGGGGATATGACATCCCCTTGCCTCACTCCTCGCCGTAATTGGATAGGCTTCGAGTCCCGATCCTGGAGACGAACTGTCATTGTGGCGTTCTCATACAAACTCCGCAATACCTCAATAGTATATTTGGCACCGCTGAAGAGACTGCAGCACTGCCCAAGTCTCGATCGAATCCAAAGCCTTCTCATAGTCCACAAACGCTAAGCATAATGGCTGGTTATACTCTTCAGTCTTTTGTATAACTTGCCGCAGCGTATGGATGTGGTCTATGGTGCTGAAGACCTTCTGGAAACCGGCTTGTTCAGGAGGCTGGAAGTCGTCAAACCTGCTAGCGAGACGGTTCGTAATGACTCTGGAAAACAACTTATAGACATGCCTCAGAAGCGAGATGGGCCTATAATTCTTTAAAAGGGTTTTATCGCCCTTCTTGAAGAACAGTACCACCACGCTTCTTTGCCATGCCTTTGGCGTTATTCCCTCGAGTATGACGGAGTTAAACAACTTCGGAAGAGCTTTCATGACCGGTTTACCACCAGCTTTCAGAAGCTCTGACGTAACTCCGTCGTCACCCACCGCCTTATTAGTTTTAAGCTGTTTGAGAGCCATTACTAATCTCGTAGAGGGTGACGTCTGGGATTTCTTCTGTGTAGTGTCGGGTCAACCTGGCTCTTGGCTTGGGTCTTTGGCCAGTTTAATAACAAGTGTCTGCGTGGTCGTGTACAACTGTCCGTAAACGTCTCGATCTCACCCATAAGTGTTTTGTGTGTTTATCCATTTGATATTCTACTTTAATACTTACGAAATAAAGTCGatatttaaacaattaaataatagtttccaGATGTTATAAAACGCCTATTTCGATTTGATGTCATTAAGaaaacatgtatttatttaactccTTATGTATTTTACTTACCCAATGCATGTAATATGTGACTGTACGTCGAATACATGCTATAACTGACCGCATCCCAATTAAGACGGTATCGCacaaataggtaagtaattatGTGTTCCGCTAAAACATGAGCAAATTATATGATACAGTCAAAATGAAATCCTGAGCCTCCATACACCTTTTATATAATGACGCGTAATAAACTTATGTCTCAATAACTACTTATTGTCAATTTTCCATAATGACTTTGAAGTACCTAAGTTTTTATTACGCTGAGCATAAATACTTTAAAGGAACCAGTGAGTTCAATATTAGATAgagagatagatagatagagatTTTTATTGGCATACCAATATATTGTTACATGTTACATACATGGACCCTGGAAAGGGTGTAGCAAAATAAAAGGTAAGTAGTTCACAATATCACACTTTGCttactattacttatattagtTACGTACAACACGGCCTATACTTAGGTTAtacctagtacctacttatagtaaatagtacatgtacattttttaaattacacttttctctaagtaacaataaaaatattaattatattattacataataacaTAAGAGCCTCTTCTAACTGaaactataaaattaatacCTATAAACGAGGATCAGGTATAGTTAAGATCAATAGTAGCGTACGAAACAACGCGTTAAAAGGATCCTATCCCAATTTGAGGTATAAGTGTCTCAACAGGTTGTGTTTAAAGGTATTTGCAACAGtttaattattctatattttttacagCTATCAGAGTATGGTaaatacttttgatgctgactgtacctacattccCTATAAAACatgagtaattaaaaaaatgaacatACCATGACTGGGTCCATAAGTAATAGCAACTactaataagtttaaaataatcatCAATCTTAAGTCGCCCGGCCTTTCCTTGGTGATGACACATAGTGTATCTTTTTGTAGGGACAGCAATTCTGAAAACTTAAACTGAAAGCAATTTCGTTAAGTAGATATGTTGCACATTTTTGTGtgaatcaataaataaatagaccAAAGTGTTTACCTTTTTGATTTCCGTTTTCggtggttttgtattattttttaaacaaatgtaaCCGTATATCATTGTCAGTAGGTATAAACAACCAGATATTAGAAATGTCCCCACGTAACCAAAAGATTTTAGTATAATTCCACTCAAACTAGTTCCTATGAGTATCCCGATCGTTAGGCACAAGTTCACCAAGCCAATACGAAACGTTCTGGTCTCAGGGGTAGTAATGTCACTAATATAGCTAAAAATTCCAATAAAAATAGTTACCCAACCTCCAGTGATGGCCGGGAACAATACTtctaaaaacattgtaacttCTACGGGGATCTCGTAAAAGAGCATAGTGCATATTATATTGCTTACAGTCATCAATAAGTCTCCGAAAATAGGAAGCAACATGCAGATTTTTCTGTTGCCAGTTCTGTCGCTCCAGGCCCCCATAAACATCACGACGAGCGTTGGCAAGGCGGTATGAATTATGCTTCTCCATGTTTCTATCGACGAAATGACTTTCTGTACTTCTCGCTCATATTCAGTAAAGTTGCTGCCATGTTTATCAATTAAGGGATTACATATTTCAGGACCATAATGTAGTTTCACAAGACAAGCTTTAgccaaatttaaattttgaattgcGAGTTTTGCCAAGGTCGCCGGTATAACCAGACCAGCCATAACGGGTTCCACAGTTATGTTTGATCTCAGATATTTTAATCTTTCGGTAAGCCGTTGTCTCGGAATGTTTTCGTTATCTGTTTCGATTTTATCAAAATTCTGTATTTGGCGAAGTAACCTTTCGTCAACATTTTCCGATTTGTAATTTTGAGCACAATGCATGGTTCTTTCTAAATAAACCAGAACATCAACAATCAACTTAATTAAACTAACCAAATGTACGATACTCGTGCTACTGGAATTGACTCAAGATAACTTCAGTTGTAACTGTACTTCATAATACAGTGTGTATATTTGTAGAAAAATAATGTATGTCGTGTAGTGTAGACCACATTTCCTGAAGTACGCGTAACCTGCGCAAGTACATTAGCTGTGAAATTTAATACGACTCGGGGTTCAACGATTCCGCGAAGGCAAAAATAACATACGTTACGTAtacatttgtttaattaaaacaaatacattgCAAATATGTTGATTTTCGACCAACCACCAGGTACTATCAAGGTAGTGTTTTCTGGTAGCATGCTGTATAAGACAAGTTATCGGCCGTCGTCGCTCATTAGGTACTATTTGCACTGAATGTTTACCCCGCAGAGTTACAACTACTGAGTAACATGTAAGAAACGTAATGTTCGTACAggtggctgagatacgcgtcatactcgttgtttgtggagactggtctctttaagctaactttatgtttgagtataattacagtgagacacctcattcggttctcgtatgtttcttttatcgtaatcaatgttttaattatacagaattttgactcttagacaCTAtacatctctctctctctcgggtgtaaatatctctaaataaCAAatcatttagagatatttacacctctaaataatttaagattttttttatctgtttgtttttttattattatttttgatttttctgtaattcgacattaagagactttatacatctctaagtaataataatactttacttacttttacttttttttcagttcgcagtaatattttaaatgaattgtatcttataattgttaatgtgcttgtttttgcttgtatgtaatttccatgttgacgtgtagaagtgcccttgtggcctatttgctgaataaatgttgaagaaGAAGTTTAATGTCAATATCATAAATGTTCACTACTAGTCTACACTGCACCGATGGCCCAAAATTATAGGAATAGTAAACTGATAGCAGTTTGAAAAAATGGGGCCATGTAAAAAGTAACTTAAAGTAAATCGATTTGCAGCAATCTCATAAATCACAGAGGGCATAaacaagatgacaatcgtacattgacaaacgccaaacgaaaagaaaaaaagtatcGTGATGCTACGACGAGTCACGTgaatatttccatacattattaagtgtcgattggcgttttctataaacgatcgacatcttggctaggctctTAGGGCCGCAACCGTCTGTTTGCTTTAATTTTGGATCCTTATTTTGCAAAATTCGGACTGAAAAATTTCGGGGGGCGGGGTTGAGGGGTGCACAACAGTGTATCAGCTAAgtccaggggcccatttctcgaaccatgttaggctaatattattagtgttgtgatggaaacccatacgatttgacagtttgttGACTAATAATAAGTTGTCTAAAGTCTGATCAGTAAAATTCGGATCagtgcggaatttcattggaacgaAATTTtccatactaaactgaactgtcaccctatacatgagaataacagcgccctcttgacaatgatcatatatttctggtcgagcTTTAATAgcattcgagaaatgggccccagcaGCAAGCTATACAGTATTTACAGTAGAGGAATTTGTGTAAGGTTAACGTTACGATTTTTTAATTGATGaacatattaagtaaaacaatttcaTGTAGGTAATTCaactgtattttataaaaaaactgtagtCACAGTAATATTACCTACtcaataattattgatttaacTGTACTCTCTAGTCCACAATTTAGATCCATGTCCACACCAAACTGAGTGAGCTCGgttttctataaaatatatatccataatattttgtgtcaaaaaactTATAATGCACGATTTCCACCGACCAGGTGGAATCGGGCCGCACTGGAGCAAattttcaatgtgcctataCAATATGTATGGCAGAAGCGATGGAGTCCGTCCAGAGCCGTCCGCATCCGCGAgtagccgaccggcttgcggccatacaaatgtaaaatgcgctccgactccgcccgttcggtgggaatcgtacttaAACTATCTGTAAAGATAGTTTTTGACAAAACTAACTACGAATCTTTATAAAACAGAGCCTACAAAAGTGTGAGAGCTATCCACCTACTCAGTTTTCCAAATTCTTTAGCGGGTTCAACCTGcgtaaataagttatttgtgtATTATCTGTGACTTggaaaaataagtaaatgaaaTGTAACTCTTAATCTACCACAGCAAAGATCCGTTAAAACCGTACAATTGTAATAAAACCTTAACTGAATTGGTAACCTTCTGTGTTTAAAATGACCACAcgatatttcatacaatttaagtttatatattatttgtttttatttcgataAAAGAGCGTTTTATATGCGCTTCTCGAAATCGCATACGAATTAGTCTATGACGGTAATGGTTTCATATTCAAACGTTGAAATGGAGTAAATTTGGCCATCCTATgctatattttacaataaacggTCGTCTACAAACTTCCAACAGCGATCAAAGTTAAATAAACGTGGTACAGCACGTGAATTCTCTTGAACCGATGAAAATTGTACACTGTTTGTAGTGTTTtaaacatttcatacaaaattagaaATTGTTGATGATGTTTTAAATCACTTTGCTAATAGACTAGATGACAGATGTGCTTaggcaaattaaatatttgttatacaGTCGCTGTATGTCTCCTGAAACGCACTAATCTATTGTAGCTACTGACTTGTCTCAGA harbors:
- the LOC133516317 gene encoding uncharacterized protein LOC133516317; protein product: MYSTYSHILHALAAVLSISILSKRWGLDDSVLCLISFTSKLVGFVYINFVQTDFQMYLVPIVQFLNATTYTSLRSMSSKLVPSEELGKMNSLFSLVETLAALVFDPVYATIYAQTMKQFTSAVYVFSGGMAMPAIIILMYVSVNIIIFPFICTSVP
- the LOC133516315 gene encoding proton-coupled folate transporter-like, giving the protein MHCAQNYKSENVDERLLRQIQNFDKIETDNENIPRQRLTERLKYLRSNITVEPVMAGLVIPATLAKLAIQNLNLAKACLVKLHYGPEICNPLIDKHGSNFTEYEREVQKVISSIETWRSIIHTALPTLVVMFMGAWSDRTGNRKICMLLPIFGDLLMTVSNIICTMLFYEIPVEVTMFLEVLFPAITGGWVTIFIGIFSYISDITTPETRTFRIGLVNLCLTIGILIGTSLSGIILKSFGYVGTFLISGCLYLLTMIYGYICLKNNTKPPKTEIKKFKFSELLSLQKDTLCVITKERPGDLRLMIILNLLVVAITYGPSHGMFIFLITHVL